The proteins below come from a single candidate division WOR-3 bacterium genomic window:
- a CDS encoding FG-GAP-like repeat-containing protein has protein sequence MKYRYFLVFFVCLSCLGFSQEMWIETSQEDFQDGLYERNLFASHHGGGAVEFVPRFDLNNDGYIDLFTADAGGPAAQIHWGSAGGYLTSTVFPTSGADNCDAADLNADGYADFIVSHRSIPRLTIYWGGPAGPSQANQFSLNTITTARQGVFVADFNKDGYLDIATGQQVVDGYGTVFWGSSVGYSTADRTDLPVAWGVHNIEVADFDHDNWLDILYVNTDYQDNTIYWGSSNGFMGSYFTLLNGPNTSHGASVADLDNDTYLDLIFTSWESSQKYIYWGSAAGYSAANMQVLNTGPCFGGSAVAHLNSDNYLDILFHRGGYGNHQQEIFWGSASGYSENDTSNIGVAITATGGLIADLDQDGDLDIFCNNYNPTSYSHIFWGPDYTSYATLSANYDHHAMFREIGNVYDRTYSEPYVSSVFDAAETADWGIVQWDDSLPPGTSIFFAVRTGDTPSHDPSWSDWCILSNGEAVPDSLDARYIQYKISFNYTNPAYFPSLYEVRIYYSTEPFTLVSPNGGECWTRGNSYDINWYSGIGGDVKIELYKGGTFNSVITSSTTNNGSYSWSIPVDQLPGIDYTVKISSVSDPGLYGFSDADFSICSQLVLTVPNGGEIWHIGQSYDVTWASSGIGGNVLLEYSTDAGSSWDTVVTGTPDGGIYDWSVPNTPSNLARVRVSHVSCPENYDESDADFTITEYDITVTAPNGGECWIRGTSSEITWAAIGISGNIKIDLYKAGNFNVTITDSTANDGAYDWAIPAGQLPGVDYRVKILSVSDPLLFDFSNDDFGICSQLLLTAPCGGETWYIGQDHDITWAQSGIGGSVFIEYTTNAGSNWLVVNADAPDTGTYVWHVPNTPTTQGRVKITHLSCTQNCDQSDGDFTITQSSVFEHKQDHLRPSGFTLDQNRPNPCGRLTTVNFALPDACHAEIKIYDVTGKEIAVLMDDDLAFGYYQKCLDVNDVGGRALPSGVYFYRLIAGDFVATKSMTVLR, from the coding sequence ATGAAGTATAGATATTTTCTTGTATTTTTTGTTTGCTTATCCTGCCTGGGTTTTTCTCAGGAAATGTGGATCGAAACCTCGCAAGAAGATTTCCAGGATGGTCTCTACGAACGTAATCTCTTTGCCTCGCACCATGGTGGTGGTGCTGTCGAATTCGTACCGAGATTTGATCTCAACAACGACGGCTACATCGATCTATTTACGGCCGATGCAGGTGGTCCGGCCGCTCAGATCCACTGGGGAAGCGCAGGTGGCTATTTGACCAGTACAGTTTTTCCGACCAGCGGGGCGGATAACTGTGATGCTGCGGACCTGAATGCAGACGGCTATGCTGATTTCATCGTATCACACCGGAGCATACCAAGACTCACGATCTACTGGGGTGGCCCGGCTGGTCCCAGTCAGGCAAATCAGTTTTCTTTGAACACGATTACGACAGCGCGTCAGGGTGTGTTCGTCGCCGACTTCAATAAAGACGGCTATTTGGATATCGCAACGGGACAGCAGGTTGTGGATGGTTACGGTACCGTGTTCTGGGGTTCATCAGTTGGTTACTCAACAGCAGACCGTACTGACCTTCCGGTTGCCTGGGGTGTTCACAATATTGAAGTGGCTGATTTTGACCATGATAACTGGCTCGATATTCTCTATGTCAATACTGATTACCAGGACAACACCATATACTGGGGCAGCAGCAACGGGTTTATGGGTTCGTACTTTACATTGCTCAATGGCCCTAATACCAGTCATGGTGCTTCGGTTGCCGACCTTGATAATGACACTTATCTGGATTTGATATTTACATCTTGGGAAAGTAGCCAGAAATATATCTATTGGGGAAGTGCCGCAGGCTATTCAGCGGCTAATATGCAGGTTTTGAATACAGGACCTTGCTTCGGTGGAAGTGCTGTGGCACATCTGAATTCCGACAACTATCTTGATATTCTTTTTCACCGGGGTGGTTATGGAAACCATCAACAAGAAATATTCTGGGGAAGTGCCTCGGGGTATTCAGAAAATGATACCAGCAACATTGGTGTAGCGATAACGGCTACCGGAGGGCTTATTGCAGATCTTGACCAGGATGGAGATCTGGATATCTTCTGCAATAACTACAATCCAACTTCGTACAGCCACATATTCTGGGGACCGGACTATACTTCATATGCTACATTGTCAGCGAATTATGATCATCACGCGATGTTCCGTGAAATCGGGAATGTCTACGATCGGACATACAGTGAACCGTATGTCTCGTCGGTTTTTGATGCTGCTGAGACGGCTGACTGGGGCATCGTGCAATGGGATGATAGCCTGCCGCCTGGGACTTCGATTTTCTTTGCTGTGCGAACCGGTGATACACCTTCTCATGATCCATCCTGGTCAGATTGGTGTATTTTGAGCAACGGCGAGGCCGTGCCTGACTCGCTGGATGCTCGCTACATCCAATACAAGATATCATTCAACTATACTAACCCGGCTTACTTCCCGAGCCTGTACGAGGTCCGGATATACTACAGCACCGAGCCTTTCACCCTGGTTTCTCCTAACGGGGGTGAATGCTGGACAAGAGGAAATTCGTACGATATCAACTGGTACAGTGGAATCGGCGGTGATGTCAAGATCGAGCTCTACAAGGGTGGAACCTTTAATTCTGTAATAACTAGCAGTACAACAAACAACGGTTCGTATAGTTGGAGTATCCCTGTTGACCAGTTGCCAGGCATTGACTATACGGTCAAGATATCGAGTGTCAGCGATCCGGGACTCTACGGCTTCAGTGATGCCGATTTCAGCATCTGCAGTCAGCTTGTATTGACCGTGCCAAACGGCGGCGAAATCTGGCATATTGGTCAGAGCTATGATGTCACATGGGCAAGTTCGGGTATCGGTGGGAACGTACTACTGGAGTACTCTACGGACGCGGGTTCAAGCTGGGACACTGTTGTTACCGGCACGCCGGATGGCGGCATCTATGATTGGAGCGTACCCAACACACCAAGCAATCTGGCTAGAGTCAGGGTGAGTCATGTTTCGTGCCCGGAGAACTATGATGAGAGTGATGCCGATTTCACGATTACCGAATATGATATCACGGTCACTGCACCCAACGGTGGTGAATGTTGGATTCGAGGAACGTCAAGCGAGATAACATGGGCGGCCATCGGTATCAGTGGGAATATCAAGATCGACCTCTACAAAGCTGGTAATTTCAATGTCACGATCACAGACAGCACTGCCAATGACGGTGCTTATGACTGGGCTATCCCCGCTGGTCAGCTGCCCGGTGTTGACTATCGGGTCAAGATACTGAGTGTCAGCGATCCCTTGCTCTTTGATTTTAGCAATGATGATTTTGGTATTTGCAGCCAACTGTTGCTCACAGCACCATGTGGTGGAGAAACATGGTACATAGGCCAGGACCATGATATCACGTGGGCTCAGTCGGGCATTGGGGGCAGTGTTTTCATTGAATACACAACCAACGCTGGATCAAACTGGCTCGTGGTCAATGCCGATGCGCCGGACACCGGGACTTATGTTTGGCATGTACCCAATACGCCAACAACTCAAGGTAGGGTGAAGATCACTCATCTTTCATGCACGCAGAACTGTGATCAAAGCGACGGGGATTTTACGATCACGCAGTCATCTGTTTTCGAGCATAAGCAAGACCACTTGCGACCATCAGGATTTACGCTTGACCAGAACCGGCCAAATCCGTGCGGTAGGTTGACGACGGTGAATTTTGCACTGCCGGACGCGTGCCATGCGGAGATCAAAATTTATGATGTAACGGGTAAAGAAATTGCCGTACTAATGGATGATGACCTTGCATTTGGTTACTATCAGAAATGTTTGGATGTAAACGATGTTGGCGGTAGGGCACTGCCGAGCGGCGTATATTTCTATCGTCTCATTGCAGGCGATTTTGTTGCCACGAAGTCGATGACGGTTCTACGTTGA
- the gyrA gene encoding DNA gyrase subunit A codes for MEQRITNVYIEDEIKASYLDYAMSVIVGRALPDVRDGLKPVQRRILYAMSEAGLLANRPYKKSATVIGDVLGKYHPHGDMAIYDALVRMAQDFSMRYALVDGQGNFGSIDGDAPAAYRYTEAKLTPLAEEILKDLSKDTVNFTPNFDGRLKEPTVLPANAPNLLCNGASGIAVGMATNIPPHNLGEIVKALIAMIDDPKIKDDALYKIVPGPDFPTGAIIIGRAGIKQAYRTGKGKLIIRGKARIEDIKSGKQAIVITEIPYQVNKSTLLEKIAGLARQKKVEDISDLRDESDKDGIRIVIELKRDANPQIVLNNLYKYTNLQVPYGIQLLALVSDTPHTLSLREILQHFLDFRYEVVTRRTKFELAEAERRAHILEGLKIAIENIDEVVKIIKKSQDVQVARQKLMKRFSLSEIQAQAILDMRLARLTNLEKETLENEYLALIKEIARLKSILKSPKGIFQVIKDELKKLAERYHDSRRTIIVDAEAEELTIEDLIGEEDMVVSLTQRGYIKRQPITTYRNQARGGHGRKIHEVRGEDVANQLLISKTTDTLLFFSDQGKVYASKVYEIPESGPLSKGRALANLVQLASNEHITACLSIKDFSSKSFIFMATKMGKVKKTSLEDYENTRKKGIIAIKLARNDRLIAARLTSGKDSVLLTTRDGLTLRFSEKHIRPMGRNAGGVRGIRLGKGNEVVGFNVACTDEDMLIVGERGIGKRVKFDAIGEKGRGGKGMKGMTIDAKTGKVAGVASVSDADDLIVMTKTGKVIRTPVNEVRVLGRTAKGVKIIALGKEDSVVSIAPIKASV; via the coding sequence ATGGAGCAAAGAATAACCAACGTCTACATTGAAGATGAGATCAAAGCATCGTATCTCGACTATGCGATGAGCGTTATTGTCGGCCGGGCGCTGCCCGACGTCCGTGACGGGCTCAAACCGGTCCAGCGGCGCATCCTCTACGCCATGTCTGAAGCTGGCCTGCTCGCGAATCGTCCCTACAAGAAATCAGCCACGGTCATCGGTGATGTGCTGGGCAAATATCACCCGCATGGTGATATGGCGATCTATGATGCCCTCGTGCGTATGGCGCAGGATTTCTCCATGCGCTACGCACTGGTCGACGGGCAAGGCAATTTCGGCTCAATCGATGGTGACGCTCCGGCAGCATACCGCTACACCGAGGCTAAACTCACACCCCTGGCAGAGGAAATCCTCAAGGACCTGAGCAAGGACACGGTGAACTTCACGCCCAATTTCGACGGCCGTCTCAAAGAACCCACGGTCCTGCCTGCCAATGCGCCCAACCTGCTTTGTAACGGTGCCTCGGGCATCGCCGTCGGCATGGCGACGAATATTCCGCCTCACAATCTGGGAGAGATCGTCAAAGCGTTGATCGCGATGATCGATGATCCCAAGATCAAGGACGATGCATTGTACAAAATCGTACCGGGTCCAGACTTTCCAACCGGCGCCATCATCATCGGACGGGCGGGCATCAAACAAGCGTACCGGACCGGCAAGGGGAAACTGATAATCAGAGGAAAAGCCAGGATCGAAGATATCAAGTCAGGTAAACAGGCAATTGTGATTACGGAAATCCCCTATCAAGTAAACAAGAGTACTTTGCTCGAAAAGATCGCAGGTCTCGCACGTCAGAAAAAGGTCGAAGATATCTCAGACCTGCGTGACGAATCGGATAAAGACGGAATCAGGATCGTCATCGAGCTGAAACGGGATGCTAATCCCCAGATCGTCCTGAATAACCTATACAAGTACACGAATCTGCAAGTGCCCTATGGCATACAGTTACTGGCTCTCGTTTCCGACACTCCGCATACGTTATCCTTGCGCGAAATACTCCAACATTTCCTTGATTTCAGATACGAAGTCGTAACGCGGCGCACAAAATTCGAACTCGCCGAAGCTGAGCGAAGGGCTCATATTCTTGAAGGTTTAAAAATAGCGATCGAGAATATCGATGAAGTAGTGAAAATAATAAAGAAATCCCAGGATGTCCAGGTGGCTAGGCAGAAGTTGATGAAACGCTTTTCACTCAGCGAAATCCAAGCCCAGGCCATTTTAGACATGCGTCTTGCCCGGCTCACTAATCTGGAAAAGGAAACCCTTGAGAACGAATACCTTGCTCTGATAAAGGAGATCGCCCGGTTGAAGTCGATCTTGAAATCACCGAAAGGCATCTTCCAGGTCATAAAAGATGAATTGAAGAAGCTTGCCGAGCGGTATCATGATTCCAGAAGAACGATCATTGTCGACGCCGAAGCCGAGGAGTTGACGATCGAAGATCTGATCGGCGAAGAAGACATGGTCGTCAGCCTCACCCAGCGCGGCTACATAAAGAGACAGCCGATAACGACATACCGGAACCAGGCACGCGGTGGCCATGGCCGTAAAATACATGAGGTGCGCGGTGAGGATGTGGCCAATCAATTGCTGATTTCAAAGACGACCGATACCCTGCTCTTCTTCTCGGACCAGGGCAAGGTCTACGCTTCAAAGGTCTATGAGATCCCGGAGTCCGGTCCCCTTTCCAAAGGTCGTGCCCTGGCCAATCTCGTTCAGCTGGCCTCTAACGAGCACATCACCGCCTGCCTGTCGATCAAGGACTTCTCCTCCAAGTCATTCATCTTCATGGCGACAAAGATGGGCAAAGTGAAGAAAACATCTTTAGAGGACTATGAGAACACAAGAAAAAAAGGTATCATCGCGATCAAACTTGCCCGCAATGATAGATTGATCGCAGCAAGATTGACATCGGGGAAGGACTCGGTGTTGCTCACGACCCGTGATGGTCTAACCCTCCGTTTCAGCGAAAAACACATTAGACCAATGGGCCGCAACGCGGGTGGGGTCAGAGGCATCCGCCTGGGTAAAGGCAATGAAGTCGTTGGGTTCAACGTTGCGTGCACCGATGAGGATATGCTGATCGTCGGCGAGCGCGGTATCGGCAAGCGGGTCAAATTCGATGCGATCGGGGAAAAAGGCCGCGGTGGAAAAGGTATGAAGGGCATGACCATTGACGCCAAGACCGGCAAGGTAGCAGGCGTCGCAAGTGTGAGCGATGCCGACGATCTGATCGTCATGACAAAAACCGGTAAGGTCATAAGGACACCGGTGAACGAAGTAAGGGTGTTAGGCCGTACGGCAAAAGGTGTGAAGATCATCGCATTGGGAAAAGAAGATTCCGTGGTGAGTATTGCCCCGATCAAAGCAAGCGTGTGA
- a CDS encoding NAD(P)H-dependent oxidoreductase subunit E produces MKKIEKILTQNEYRKERIIQILNDIQKIHNYLPKDVLQYISQRLRLPLSEIYSIATFYAAFSLKPRGKHLVTVCMGTACHVRGAPAVLNRLEERLGVKSGGTTGDNQFTLKTVNCLGACALAPIVVVDEEYHGQTTVNKVDRLVTTYEKDEK; encoded by the coding sequence ATGAAAAAAATCGAAAAAATCCTCACACAAAACGAATACCGAAAAGAGAGAATAATTCAGATACTCAACGACATTCAAAAGATTCACAACTATTTGCCAAAGGATGTTCTCCAGTATATCAGCCAGCGGTTACGATTGCCGCTCAGCGAAATATACAGCATTGCCACTTTCTATGCGGCTTTCAGTCTTAAACCGCGCGGCAAACATCTGGTCACGGTCTGTATGGGTACTGCCTGTCACGTGCGCGGCGCCCCCGCAGTTCTGAACCGGCTGGAAGAAAGGTTAGGAGTAAAATCCGGCGGAACGACCGGAGACAATCAATTCACACTGAAGACAGTAAACTGTCTTGGTGCTTGCGCCCTTGCCCCCATTGTGGTAGTCGATGAAGAATACCATGGCCAGACAACAGTGAATAAAGTAGACAGACTCGTTACGACCTATGAGAAAGACGAAAAGTAG
- a CDS encoding histidinol-phosphatase HisJ family protein gives MIDYHIHTAHSIDASGTLTEYCQMALQIGLEEICFTNHCELDPQRNDSFIRFNGTSEPLSNAGLIKLQNEIFESRDRFIKKGLSVKFGIEVGYDPGIEKRLHAIIDGLELDFVIGAIHCLDHICIDSSRECGRYFDGHDADQYVTNYLNAVSSLVKSNLFDSIAHIDVYKKYGLNYYGHDIYNIPREVTAEIFRLIKENGIAMEINTAGMRFMNEFYPAPALMRMAREQGLEAITLGSDGHKPADLGKDLKPAVDYLKSFGFGTIYSFEKRRPAALSI, from the coding sequence ATGATCGATTATCATATCCATACAGCTCATTCAATAGATGCTTCAGGGACGTTGACCGAATATTGTCAGATGGCACTTCAAATCGGGCTGGAAGAAATATGCTTCACCAATCACTGCGAGCTGGATCCACAGAGGAACGACTCATTCATAAGATTCAATGGAACATCTGAACCCTTATCCAATGCTGGTCTCATCAAACTCCAGAATGAGATATTCGAGTCGCGCGATCGATTCATAAAAAAAGGGCTATCAGTGAAATTCGGCATCGAAGTTGGTTATGACCCGGGCATCGAAAAGAGGCTCCACGCGATCATAGATGGACTGGAGCTCGATTTTGTCATCGGTGCGATACATTGTCTTGACCACATCTGTATCGATAGTTCACGGGAGTGTGGACGATACTTTGACGGACATGACGCTGACCAGTATGTCACCAATTATCTGAACGCCGTTTCCAGCCTGGTGAAGAGCAACCTCTTCGATTCAATTGCACATATCGACGTCTACAAGAAATATGGGCTCAATTACTACGGTCATGACATATACAACATTCCCCGCGAAGTAACGGCGGAAATCTTCAGACTAATAAAGGAAAACGGCATTGCCATGGAAATAAATACGGCCGGCATGCGTTTCATGAATGAATTCTATCCAGCACCCGCCTTAATGAGAATGGCCCGTGAACAGGGTCTCGAAGCCATCACGTTGGGTTCTGACGGCCATAAGCCAGCTGATCTTGGAAAGGATCTGAAGCCGGCTGTCGACTACCTTAAATCATTTGGCTTCGGTACTATTTACAGCTTCGAAAAAAGAAGACCTGCAGCACTAAGCATTTAG
- a CDS encoding lysylphosphatidylglycerol synthase domain-containing protein: MKILQRILTAVLVGVIFFFLARSLIVNWTQIPFTELRFNTLYIIISFLCLVVYFSLLTRGWSSIVAELGSKVPYGKAFWIVSTSQIAKYVPGGIWYTVGRVYLARTEKVKEEIGLVSVVFETLLLMLTNLVIFLISVNFIRGNTHLSPFLSVAFIVVILILLYPPLLNMLLNLGLRIIKKPAVKLQARYLSILKVSMYFFVLWLAQIAGYYFLINSIYPIGVSQLPNLATAYTLSWITGFIVLFAPGGLGVREGMMTLLLSSILPLPLAIAISFITRVWITIFEVLIFFAGLVIRRKTKTRTAP; encoded by the coding sequence GTGAAAATCCTGCAGCGTATTCTGACAGCGGTTCTTGTCGGTGTAATATTTTTCTTCCTGGCCCGCAGCCTTATTGTAAACTGGACGCAAATTCCCTTCACAGAACTCAGGTTCAACACACTCTATATTATCATATCCTTTTTATGCCTGGTAGTATATTTCTCCCTGCTTACCCGTGGATGGTCGAGCATCGTGGCCGAGCTGGGCAGCAAGGTACCATACGGAAAAGCATTCTGGATCGTGTCGACCTCCCAGATCGCCAAGTATGTGCCCGGCGGCATATGGTATACGGTTGGCCGAGTCTACTTAGCGAGGACAGAAAAAGTTAAAGAAGAGATCGGTCTGGTGAGCGTGGTTTTCGAGACTCTGCTGCTCATGCTGACCAATCTGGTCATATTCTTGATATCGGTCAACTTCATTCGCGGCAACACGCATCTGAGCCCTTTTTTGTCAGTTGCGTTCATTGTCGTGATCCTCATCTTACTCTATCCCCCTCTGTTAAACATGCTGCTCAATCTAGGTCTTCGCATAATAAAAAAACCCGCGGTCAAACTCCAAGCCCGATATCTTAGTATCCTCAAGGTATCGATGTATTTCTTTGTGCTCTGGTTAGCGCAGATTGCCGGCTACTACTTTCTCATCAATTCCATCTATCCGATCGGAGTATCACAGCTGCCAAATCTCGCCACAGCATACACCCTGTCCTGGATAACTGGTTTCATCGTATTGTTCGCACCAGGCGGTCTCGGCGTCAGGGAAGGCATGATGACATTGCTCCTCTCATCCATCTTGCCCCTGCCCCTTGCCATTGCCATCAGCTTCATTACCCGTGTCTGGATCACCATCTTTGAGGTATTGATATTCTTCGCAGGGTTGGTCATCCGGCGCAAAACGAAGACAAGGACGGCGCCTTGA
- a CDS encoding cytidine/deoxycytidylate deaminase family protein → MKTKKNSKRRKPWDQYFMSIAELVAERSTCLRRHVGAVIVKDKRILATGYNGAPGGVPHCEDVGCLRGKMGVASGERHELCRGVHAEQNALIQAATFGASVSGAIIYTTHQPCFICTKMLINAKIEKICYKKEYPDELAIGMLKEADIDFAKIDK, encoded by the coding sequence GTGAAGACCAAAAAAAATTCCAAGAGAAGAAAACCCTGGGATCAATATTTCATGTCGATCGCCGAATTAGTTGCCGAGCGGTCGACCTGCCTCCGTCGCCACGTTGGCGCGGTCATCGTAAAGGACAAACGCATCCTGGCTACGGGTTACAACGGCGCGCCAGGCGGTGTGCCCCACTGTGAAGACGTAGGATGCCTGCGCGGTAAAATGGGTGTGGCCTCGGGCGAGCGCCACGAGCTATGCCGCGGCGTCCATGCCGAACAGAATGCGCTCATCCAGGCAGCCACATTTGGAGCCAGCGTGAGCGGTGCGATAATCTATACGACTCACCAACCTTGCTTCATTTGCACCAAGATGCTCATCAATGCGAAGATCGAGAAGATATGCTACAAAAAAGAGTATCCTGACGAGCTGGCGATCGGCATGCTAAAAGAAGCCGACATCGATTTCGCGAAGATCGATAAGTAA
- a CDS encoding YfhO family protein translates to MSKKSKEKKVQQQETKPFLLEIHWEKFIIALLFILPLIYFFSFLSADRMIAGSDYLIGGYPFEKWIGEQENMPLWYPHIFGGVPVLGSPVGGPLAPLAQLREIIPPHVVLALSFIVFLFLAGLGMYLYLKAIGLSPYSAALGAVIYQFIGNLATTPAAGHAGRAASIAMFPLMLFFIHSGMRSKRILYFLLAALTTAFAFYEGHFQITYYGLILIFAYVVYYLIAHRKDYSKKDVMKVLGYGLLTVTIICLLMAAIWLPVLSGLGTAARGVERGYEYATSWAMPPLEIIDLFIPTFSGILDKYWGMNSFKIHLEYFGVIAIILAAFAVVLWWRKRYVKFYAITALVAVLIAIGSATPFFRIPYALIPGFRLFRAPALIFYLAGFSMTVLGAIAFENIFVKKKDVNSKKLFTIAGIAVALFVLIALVFSVGGDSLVRSLQDAMKDRQLSLWGTQAARVKLSNIQKNFPSLIGGAWRTALFAALVAGFIYLAVKHKVKVWIFSLLFIVAALSDQLTLVSKFLPKAPAPEQYYAADDVTRFLKEDPTIFRAFPTPWYEHASDLFLLYHNVQSAGGYVPNPLKRYQEFIGAGQSVMFTPTNLIQYPNFIDILNIKYIIAPTLPEDITQFDPQVQALVMRIKAFLSRFQRAFTGRRYTVYQNQHVIPRAYLVHDYEVYDGSEMMNILKSQSHDPRTTVLLEQDPGLPVPGFSENVLSDAVELLQYTPNEIICLVETELPGFLVIADNWHPDWQAFVDGKESKTYVANHTVRAVHVTAGQHEIVMKYLSRGFILGRVVSIITLFLTIGIVAISIKFKF, encoded by the coding sequence ATGAGTAAGAAATCAAAAGAAAAGAAAGTCCAGCAGCAGGAAACAAAACCCTTTCTTCTCGAGATACACTGGGAGAAATTCATCATCGCCCTTCTATTCATTTTACCCCTGATCTATTTTTTCTCGTTCCTCAGCGCTGACAGGATGATCGCCGGATCCGATTACTTGATCGGCGGTTACCCCTTTGAAAAATGGATCGGCGAACAGGAAAACATGCCCTTGTGGTATCCCCATATTTTTGGAGGCGTGCCTGTACTTGGCTCACCGGTTGGCGGCCCGCTGGCGCCGCTGGCGCAACTAAGAGAAATCATACCGCCACACGTGGTCCTCGCTCTCTCGTTCATAGTATTCCTCTTCCTCGCCGGTCTGGGTATGTACCTGTATCTCAAGGCCATAGGGCTGTCGCCCTATTCTGCCGCACTGGGCGCGGTGATATACCAATTCATCGGCAACCTGGCAACGACCCCGGCTGCCGGACATGCTGGCCGCGCCGCAAGCATCGCCATGTTCCCGCTTATGTTATTTTTCATTCACTCGGGGATGAGATCCAAACGAATTCTCTATTTCTTGCTCGCCGCTCTGACAACTGCTTTTGCTTTTTATGAAGGGCATTTCCAGATCACCTACTACGGTCTTATATTGATATTTGCATATGTTGTCTACTACCTGATCGCCCACCGCAAGGACTACTCTAAAAAAGATGTCATGAAGGTCCTCGGTTACGGTCTTCTAACTGTGACCATCATCTGTCTGCTCATGGCTGCCATCTGGCTGCCCGTGCTCAGCGGCCTCGGCACTGCGGCGCGCGGTGTAGAGCGGGGCTACGAGTATGCGACCTCCTGGGCAATGCCCCCATTGGAGATCATAGACCTCTTCATCCCGACATTCTCCGGAATTCTCGACAAGTACTGGGGCATGAACAGCTTCAAGATCCACCTTGAATACTTTGGCGTCATTGCCATAATCCTTGCTGCTTTTGCAGTCGTATTGTGGTGGAGAAAACGCTATGTTAAATTCTATGCGATCACGGCACTCGTAGCAGTTCTCATAGCGATCGGCAGCGCTACACCTTTCTTCAGAATTCCCTATGCTCTGATCCCAGGCTTCAGATTATTCCGGGCGCCGGCGCTTATCTTCTACCTTGCCGGTTTCAGCATGACCGTGCTCGGAGCGATCGCGTTTGAAAACATCTTTGTCAAAAAGAAAGATGTGAATTCTAAGAAGTTGTTCACCATCGCCGGCATCGCGGTTGCGCTCTTCGTTTTGATCGCGCTCGTCTTCTCTGTCGGCGGCGATTCGCTGGTCCGTTCGCTGCAGGATGCAATGAAAGACAGGCAGCTTTCTCTCTGGGGAACTCAGGCCGCGCGCGTGAAATTGTCAAACATTCAAAAAAACTTCCCGAGTCTGATCGGCGGCGCATGGCGCACCGCTCTGTTTGCGGCGCTGGTCGCCGGGTTCATCTACCTCGCCGTCAAACACAAAGTAAAGGTATGGATTTTTTCGTTACTGTTCATCGTTGCCGCATTGTCTGACCAGCTGACTCTCGTATCCAAATTTCTGCCCAAGGCACCAGCGCCGGAGCAGTATTATGCTGCTGATGATGTAACGCGATTCCTCAAAGAGGATCCAACGATATTCCGCGCCTTCCCCACTCCCTGGTATGAACATGCTTCGGATTTGTTCCTTCTATACCACAACGTCCAGAGCGCCGGGGGCTATGTCCCCAACCCGCTCAAACGGTATCAGGAATTCATCGGTGCAGGACAGAGCGTCATGTTCACGCCGACCAACTTGATCCAGTATCCTAATTTCATTGACATACTGAATATCAAGTACATCATCGCTCCGACCCTCCCCGAGGACATTACGCAATTTGACCCACAGGTTCAGGCCCTCGTCATGCGGATCAAGGCATTCCTGTCGAGGTTTCAGCGCGCTTTCACTGGACGGCGATACACGGTATACCAGAATCAACACGTAATACCCAGAGCGTACCTCGTTCATGATTACGAAGTATACGATGGGTCAGAGATGATGAACATCCTTAAATCGCAGAGTCACGACCCTCGTACCACCGTACTGCTCGAGCAAGATCCCGGGCTTCCAGTACCAGGATTTTCAGAAAATGTCCTATCTGATGCAGTCGAACTGCTCCAATATACGCCCAATGAGATAATATGCCTCGTCGAGACAGAACTCCCTGGCTTCCTGGTGATCGCTGACAACTGGCATCCGGACTGGCAGGCATTCGTGGATGGAAAAGAAAGCAAAACATATGTCGCCAACCATACTGTCAGGGCCGTTCATGTAACGGCAGGGCAACATGAAATAGTAATGAAATACCTATCAAGGGGCTTTATCCTCGGCAGGGTCGTCTCAATTATTACACTTTTCCTCACGATTGGCATCGTTGCGATCAGCATAAAATTCAAGTTCTAA